In a genomic window of Glycine max cultivar Williams 82 chromosome 13, Glycine_max_v4.0, whole genome shotgun sequence:
- the LOC100305381 gene encoding serine hydroxymethyltransferase 4, producing MQACTTMSSLQQQPIWTKGLNFPAKGYGSNNGFLPQVRFCNIKPSKASHVEASLVTGKPSSVPFSVPEIGGDGSSFLDYGLSEADPDVRAIIDKEKDRQFKSLELIASENFTSRAVMEAVGSCLTNKYSEGLPGKRYYGGNEYIDELEILCQQRALAAFHVDENKWGVNVQTLSGSPANFAVYTAVLKPHDRIMGLDLPHGGHLSHGFMTPKKRVSATSIYFESMPYRLDESTGLIDYDMLEKTATLFRPKLIVAGASAYPRDIDYPRMRKIADEVGAFLMMDMAHISGLVAASVLSNPFEYCDIVTTTTHKSLRGPRGGMIFFKKDTVHGVDLEPAINNAVFPGLQGGPHNHTIGGLAVCLKYAQSPEFKNYQNQVVANCRALAKRLIEHGYKLVSGGSDNHLVLVDLRPSGLDGARVEKILDLASITLNKNSVPGDKSALVPGGIRIGAPAMTTRGLGEKEFSLIADFIHEGVQISLEAKSLVSGTKLQDFLKFVTSSEFPLGEKVSELRRKVEALTTQYPIPGV from the exons ATGCAGGCTTGTACAACGATGAGTTCTTTGCAGCAACAACCTATTTGGACCAAAGGGTTAAATTTCCCTGCAAAAGGGTATGGCAGCAATAACGGGTTTCTACCTCAGGTGAGGTTCTGCAATATTAAGCCATCCAAAGCTTCTCATGTTGAAGCAAGTTTAGTCACTGGGAAGCCGTCATCTGTGCCTTTCTCTGTGCCTGAAATTGGAG GCGACGGAAGTAGCTTCCTGGACTATGGCTTGAGTGAAGCTGATCCTGATGTTCGTGCAATTATTGACAAGGAAAAGGACCGACAATTTAAAAGTCTTGAGCTTATTGCTTCTGAGAATTTTACATCTAGAGCAGTGATGGAAGCAGTTGGGTCGTGCCTCACAAACAAGTACTCAGAAGGATTGCCGGGTAAAAG GTACTATGGTGGCAATGAGTACATTGATGAGCTTGAAATCCTATGTCAACAAAGGGCACTGGCTGCATTTCATGTAGATGAAAACAAATGGGGTGTTAATGTTCAAACTTTATCTGGTTCCCCTGCTAATTTTGCAGTATACACTGCAGTTCTTAAACCACATGATCGGATAATG GGTTTGGACTTGCCTCACGGAGGACATTTGTCTCATGGATTCATGACACCCAAAAAACGTGTATCAGCCAcatcaatttattttgaatCTATGCCTTATCGACTTGATGAATCAAcag GTCTTATTGATTATGATATGCTGGAGAAAACTGCTACTCTGTTTCGTCCAAAACTCATTGTTGCTGGTGCTAGTGCTTATCCTCGGGACATTGACTACCCTCGTATGAGAAAA ATTGCAGATGAAGTAGGTGCTTTTCTTATGATGGATATGGCTCATATAAGTGGGCTTGTTGCTGCATCTGTACTTTCTAATCCCTTTGAGTATTGTGATATTGTGACCACCACAACCCACAAG TCTTTACGAGGTCCAAGAGGTGGtatgatattcttcaagaaagATACTGTGCATGGGGTTGATTTGGAGCCTGCCATTAACAATGCTGTTTTTCCTGGTCTACAG GGGGGTCCTCATAACCACACAATTGGAGGACTAGCAGTTTGCTTGAAGTATGCTCAGTCTccagaatttaaaaattatcaaaatcag GTGGTTGCTAACTGTAGAGCTCTTGCTAAGCGATTAATTGAGCATGGATATAAACTGGTTTCTGGTGGTAGTGACAATCACCTGGTTCTTGTCGATCTAAGGCCATCT GGTCTTGATGGTGCTCGGGTGGAGAAAATTCTTGACTTGGCTTCTATAACCCTCAACAAAAATTCAGTGCCTG gtgATAAGAGTGCCCTAGTTCCAGGAGGCATTCGCATTGGGGCACCAGCAATGACAACAAGAGGACTTGGTGAGAAAGAATTTTCACTCATTGCTGATTTCATTCATGAGGGTGTGCAAATAAGTCTTGAAGCCAAAAGTTTGGTCTCAGGAACGAAGCTCCAAGATTTTTTGAAGTTTGTAACATCTTCTGAATTTCCTTTGGGAGAGAAGGTATCAGAGTTGCGTAGGAAAGTTGAAGCTCTTACTACTCAGTATCCAATACCCGGAGTCTAA
- the LOC100499636 gene encoding eukaryotic translation initiation factor 4E-1: MVVEDTQKSVITEDQYPSRVVSDNNNDDDDDDLEEGEIPVDGEDSGATATTKPPAALARNPHPLENSWTFWFDNPSSKSKQAAWGSSIRPIYTFATVEEFWSIYNNIHHPSKLGLGADFHCFKHKIEPKWEDPICANGGKWTMTFPRGKSDTSWLYTLLAMIGEQFDHGDEICGAVVNVRSRQDKIAIWTKNASNEAAQVSIGKQWKEFLDYNDTIGFIFHEDAKKLDRGAKNKYVV; this comes from the exons ATGGTTGTAGAAGATACCCAAAAGTCAGTCATCACGGAGGACCAATACCCTAGCAGGGTCGTCAGCGACAACAAcaacgacgacgacgacgatgATCTCGAAGAGGGTGAGATCCCCGTCGACGGCGAAGATAGCGGCGCCACCGCCACAACGAAGCCTCCGGCCGCCCTCGCCCGAAACCCCCACCCTCTGGAGAATTCCTGGACCTTCTGGTTCGACAACCCTTCCTCCAAGTCCAAACAAGCCGCATGGGGCAGCTCCATCCGACCCATCTACACTTTCGCCACCGTTGAAGAGTTTTGGAG CATTTACAATAACATTCACCACCCGAGCAAGTTGGGTTTGGGGGCGGACTTTCACTGCTTCAAGCACAAGATTGAGCCAAAGTGGGAGGACCCTATCTGCGCCAATGGGGGAAAGTGGACTATGACCTTCCCAAGGGGAAAATCTGATACCAGTTGGTTGTATACG TTGTTGGCGATGATTGGAGAACAGTTTGATCACGGAGATGAAATATGTGGAGCTGTTGTGAATGTCAGAAGTAGGCAGGATAAAATTGCTATTTGGACTAAGAACGCTTCAAATGAAGCTGCTCAG GTGAGCATTGGAAAGCAGTGGAAGGAGTTTCTTGATTACAATGACACAATTGGCTTTATATTTCAT GAGGATGCAAAGAAGCTGGACAGAGGTGCTAAAAATAAATACGTTGTATGA
- the LOC100803138 gene encoding transcription factor GTE12: protein MIATETIVPSTKLKIKFSTKRIEIDSGPKCEFGQKVYHNDKNRRCNSNENSSALNSNKRGPPVSVEGQKEKRQKIDRKGSMQCATILKSLMSHSYSWVFLKPVDPVALSIPDYFTIISHPMDLGTIKSKLERNIYSGTEEFADDVRLTFSNAMKYNPPGNDVHMMAKELSKIFDRKWKDFGRKWKFEDEHDKSETETIKETGRKSLDAMLPRHKDSLPKKTQLFEHKGMHKIRSLATKDARVETPKLSQIPCKLIEKDLHKGSKGNHDVEQPAGSLKSYFSVRFVTSKCRICGNIICHCENPSNSTQVSSDISSEGSEGRDLIARGADSLRQDCRTKCTSPMEKKSDLDSDGAVSSLDSEHVCPSSQHVTPTTDASSGEVWSMPVLPVQLSPKKALRAAILKSRFADTILKAQQKTLLDHGDKGNPQKMQQEKERLERIQREERARIEAQIKTAEAAARMRAEEESRQRREKEREASRAAIEKMKRTVDIEHNMEIIKELESLSGCTLSYKAVGGRNGYKVALETLDKHQFENPLERLGLFIKEDFTTDLDEEVLNGGFEEGEIFN from the exons ATGATTGCCACTGAAACTATAGTACCAAGTACAAAATTGAAGATCAAGTTCTCAACCAAAAGGATAGAGATTGATTCTGGGCCAAAATGTGAGTTTGGACAGAAAGTGTATCACAATGATAAAAACAGGCGCTGTAATTCTAATGAAAATTCCTCAGCACTGAATTCTAACAAGAGGGGACCACCAGTAAGTGTTGAGGGCCAAAAGGAGAAAAGACAAAAGATTGATCGGAAAGGGTCGATGCAGTGTGCTACAATACTTAAGAGTTTAATGTCTCACTCATATAGTTGGGTGTTTCTTAAGCCAGTGGACCCTGTAGCATTGAGTATTCCAGATTATTTTACAATCATATCTCATCCAATGGATTTGGGCACAATTAAATCTAAGCTGGAGAGAAACATTTATTCTGGCACTGAGGAGTTTGCAGATGATGTCAGACTGACCTTCTCAAATGCAATGAAATATAATCCTCCCGGTAATGATGTTCATATGATGGCGAAGGAACTCAGCAAAATATTTGACAGAAAATGGAAAGACTTTGGTAGGAAATGGAAGTTTGAAGATGAGCATGATAAAAGCGAAACTGAAACAATTAAGGAAACTGGGAGAAAAAGTCTTGATGCAATGCTTCCCCGGCATAAAGATTCCTTGCCCAAAAAAACACAATTATTCGAACACAAAGGAATGCACAAGATTAGATCATTGGCAACAAAAGATGCCAGA GTGGAGACACCTAAATTATCACAGATTCCTTGCAAGTTGATTGAGAAAGACTTGCACAAAG GCAGCAAAGGTAATCATGATGTGGAACAGCCTGCTGGCTCTCTAAAGTCATATTTTTCAGTACGTTTTGTCACATCCAAGTGTAGAATTTGTGGCAATATCATATGCCATTGTGAAAATCCTAGCAATTCAACACAGGTGTCATCAG ACATATCATCCGAAGGATCTGAAGGAAGGGACCTAATTGCACGTGGTGCCGATTCATTGAGACAG GATTGCCGGACTAAATGTACATCACCTATGGAGAAGAAATCTGATCTTGATTCTGATG GAGCTGTAAGTTCTTTGGACAGTGAACATGTTTGTCCTAGTTCTCAGCATGTAACTCCTACTACTGATGCCTCTTCTGGGGAAG TATGGAGCATGCCTGTTTTGCCCGTCCAGCTTTCTCCTAAAAAGGCTCTTCGTGCTGCTATACTTAAAAGCCGCTTTGCAGATACCATTTTGAAAGCACAGCAAAAGACCCTTCTTGATCAT GGTGATAAAGGTAATCCTCAAAAAATGCAGCAGGAAAAGGAGAGATTGGAAAGGATTCAGCGTGAAG AAAGAGCTAGGATCGAAGCCCAAATTAAAACTGCTGAAGCTGCTGCAAGAATGAGGGCTGAGGAAGAGTCAAGGCAgcggagagaaaaggaaagagaagcTTCACGAGCTGCAATAGAAAAG ATGAAAAGAACCGTTGATATAGAACATAATATGGAGATTATTAAAGAACTTGAAAGTTTGAGTGGATGCACGCTATCTTATAAGGCCGTTGGCGGTAGAAATGGCTACAAAGTTGCATTGGAGACATTGGATAAACATCAGTTTGAGAACCCATTGGAGCGGCTTGGTTTATTTATCAAGGAAGACTTCACCACAGATCTTGATGAGGAGGTTTTGAACGGAGGCTTTGAAGAAGGGGAAATTTTTAACTGA